From the Quercus lobata isolate SW786 chromosome 6, ValleyOak3.0 Primary Assembly, whole genome shotgun sequence genome, one window contains:
- the LOC115949958 gene encoding cytochrome P450 71A1-like codes for MSHYGNLIPENDLASNIDFVPENNLVSKNEALVSRLKAYTSQLFDLQSRILDSKAMFRSFDLWSKYFRKLVTATIPNPNELDEGDNVVIQLEWEDHFGSSLREIALLPLLQQSWLELHKTPFHVLLFLVLLLSFVSIFKHFISGKPKFPPSPPKLPIIGKLHQLGKLPHRSLHALSKKYGPIMFLDLGYAPTVVVSSADMAKEIIKTNDIIFSNWPETMAVNFLYYGSIDVAFSQYGEYWRQAKKICVLKLLSLKRVQSFQYVREEVVEESIKKICDSCLKGASINLSEIIIATLKNIVTRCVFGQKFEDNGKCKIGELPRRVMVLLAAFSLGDFFPYLRWIDVLTGFIPSLKSTFGEIDAFLDQVVQQHMIIKVDDGLPNKNDFVDSLLELRNSGKLDFELTHKNLKALLLDMFVGGIDSTSIALEWVMAELIRSPSIMMRTQEEIRRVVGTKSHIEVEDINQTNYLKCTLEENMRLYPPLPLLPRETSTCVKFRGYDIPPKIRVLINVFTIQRDPKIWDRLEEFVSDRFQDNQIDFKGLDFELIPFGSGRRGCPGMSFSVVIAEYVIANLLCWFDWKLPSANAQGKDLDMTEVNALTVFKKIPLELVAIPYSP; via the exons ATGAGCCATTATGGTAACCTTATTCCAGAAAATGACCTTGCTTCGAATATTGACTTTGTTCCAGAAAATAaccttgtttcaaaaaatgaggctCTTGTGAGCCGTCTTAAAGCCTAcactagtcaactctttg ATTTACAATCTCGTATTTTGGATAGCAAGGCTATGTTTAGGTCTTTTGACCTATGGTCCAAGTATTTCAGAAAACTTGTTACTGCCACTATTCCTAACCCTAATGAATTAGACGAAGGTGATAATGTCGTTATTCAGCTTGAATGGGAAGATCACTTTGGGAGCAGTCTCAGa GAAATAGCTCTTCTACCATTGCTGCAACAATCATGGCTGGAGTTACACAAAACTCCCTTTCATGTCCTCTTATTTCTTGTCTTACTCCTCTCTTTTGTTTCCATTTTCAAGCATTTTATAAGTGGCAAACCAAAATTTCCACCATCCCCACCAAAGCTGCCAATTATTGGTAAACTTCACCAACTAGGCA AACTCCCACACCGTTCCCTTCATGCCCTATCTAAGAAGTATGGCCCTATAATGTTCTTAGACTTGGGCTATGCTCCAACAGTTGTGGTGTCATCTGCAGATATGGCCAAAGAAATCATTAAgacaaatgatattattttctCAAACTGGCCGGAAACCATGGCggtcaattttttatattatggaTCCATAGATGTAGCATTCTCACAATATGGTGAATATTGGAGACAAGCTAAGAAAATTTGTGTCCTCAAACTTTTGAGCCTCAAAAGAGTGCAATCTTTCCAATATGTAAGGGAAGAAGTAGTTGAAGAATCAATCAAAAAGATATGTGACTCATGCTTAAAAGGGGCTTCTATCAACCTAAGTGAGATAATAATTGCAACCTTGAAAAATATAGTCACAAGATGTGTATttggacaaaaatttgaagacaATGGTAAGTGCAAGATTGGAGAGCTCCCAAGAAGGGTAATGGTGCTACTTGCAGCATTCAGTTTGGGAGATTTTTTCCCATATTTGAGATGGATTGATGTTCTTACAGGATTTATACCAAGTTTAAAATCCACTTTTGGAGAAATAGATGCTTTTCTCGATCAAGTGGTTCAACAACATATGATAATCAAAGTTGACGATGGTCTGCCTAATAAGAATGATTTTGTGGATAGTCTGCTCGAACTTCGAAATAGTGGCAAGCTTGACTTTGAGCTCACTCATAAAAATCTCAAAGCACTCCTactg GACATGTTTGTTGGTGGAATTGATTCTACTTCAATAGCTTTGGAATGGGTAATGGCAGAGCTCATAAGAAGTCCTAGTATAATGATGAGAACACAAGAAGAGATAAGAAGAGTAGTGGGTACAAAGTCACATATAGAAGTTGAAGATATTAATCAGACGAATTACTTGAAATGTACCCTTGaagaaaatatgagactgtATCCACCACTTCCTCTGTTACCTCGAGAAACATCAACATGTGTGAAATTCAGAGGTTATGATATTCCGCCCAAAATAAGAGTGTTGATCAATGTATTCACAATCCAAAGAGACCCTAAAATATGGGATAGGCTAGAAGAGTTCGTCTCAGATAGATTCCAAGACAATCAAATTGATTTCAAAGGCCTAGACTTTGAATTAATCCCATTTGGAAGTGGGAGAAGGGGGTGCCCAGGAATGTCATTTAGTGTTGTTATAGCAGAATATGTTATTGCCAACCTTTTATGCTGGTTTGATTGGAAGTTGCCTAGTGCTAATGCACAAGGGAAAGACTTGGACATGACTGAAGTTAATGCACTCACTGTGTTTAAGAAAATTCCTCTCGAGCTTGTTGCAATACCTTACTCTCCTTGA